CGGGGTCGCCGCTGCCGGGTGAGCCGAGCGCGCGGCGCGAGAACAGCCCGTCCGCGTCCAACTCGCCCACCGCGGGCGCGACTTCGGCGTCGCCTTCGGAGGCGGCCACCACGCCGGGGGCCACGCGGGACACCGGTGCGGTCACCGGGGGGCAGCCGAGCCAGACGCAGGGGGCGACGGCCGGGCAGGCGCCGCCGCAGCAGTCGTCGCCGGTCGAGCAGCAGGTGCCGAGCACGACGGCCGGGCCCAGCTCCAGTGGAGGGGCCTCCGGCGGTGCGACCGGTGGGGCCACCGGGTCCTCCGGGGGGTCGACCGGGGGGAGCTCCTCCGGTGGGCAGCCGGGGCTGGTGGGGGGCTTGCTCGGGTAGTTCGGTCGGCTGTCTGTACGTGGCGATGGGCCCCGCGTGATTTCTGCGCGGGGCCCATCGGCGTGAGGGCGGGGCGCCCCATGGCTCGGGGGTGCGGGCGTGTTGGCGGGCGCGGGTCCGGTGAGGCGTCTCGCGCGGTTCCCCGCGCCCGTGTCTGCGGACCGTGGCTGCGGAAGGGGCTCTAACGGCCCAGGGCGGCCAGTTCCTTCGCGGCCTCCGTCAGGTCCTTCGCCGTGTCGATGGCTCGCCAGTAGGCGCCCTGGGGGATGGGGAAGCCGGCGAGGCGGCGTTCTCGGGCGAGGCGGGGGAAGGTGGTGCGCTCGTGGTCGCCGAGGGCGGGGAGGAGGTCGGTGAACTCGGGGGAGAAGACGTAGACGCCGGCGTTGATCTCGTACGTCGTGGGCGGGGCCTCGATGAAGTCGGTCACGCGGCCGAAGCCGTCCGTCTTCACGGCTCCCCAGGGGATGCGGGGGCGGGCGAGGGCGAGGGTGGCGAGGGCGTCGCGCTCGGTGTGGAAGTCCGCCATGTCGCGCAGCGAGAAACGGGTCCAGATGTCGCCGTTGGTGGCGTACCAGGGCTGGTCCGGGTGGGGAAGGTGGGAGGCGGCGTACTTGAGGCCTCCGCCGCGGCCCAGAGGCTCCGTCTCGACGACCGTGGTGACGCGGACCGGTAGGTCGGCCGAGTCCAGCCACTTCTGCAGGACCTCGGCGAGGTGGCCGCAGGAGACGACCACGTCGGTCACGCCCTCCTCGGCGAGCCAGGTGAGCTGATGGCCGATGATCGGCGTGCCCGTACCGGGGATCTCGACCATGGGCTTGGGCCGGTCGTCGGTGTACGGGCGCAGCCGGGAGCCCTGGCCACCGGCGAGGACCACGGCTTGAACGGGGCGCGACGCGGCGTTCGGATCGGTCATGACCGAACTGTACGTGGCGCCCCGTTCGCGGGAGCACGGCCCTGGGATCGGTGTACGGGGGTCGGTGTGCGGGGGTACGGGGGTCGGAACGGGGCGGTGCGGCGGCGCTGCACGGGGTGTGGGGGCTGTCCGGGATGCACGGCCGTACACGGATGTACATGGCTGTACATGGATGTACGAGGGGTGCGAGCCGTGGCGCCCTCGGGGCTTCCCGGGGGCCGCTGGGAGCCCCGGGGGAGCCCCTGCGGCGCCGGGAAGCCCTCAGCGGTGCCCTGCGTGGCCGGCGGTGCCCTGTGCGGCCGTCAGCCGAACTGGGCGGCCACCCCTGTCGCGAAGGACGTGTCGCAGACCGGGCGGGCGAAGGACTGCGCGCGCGTGGGGCCGTAGGCGCGGACGGCCGCGCGGCCGAGGGCGCGGGCGATGGAGGTGCAGTGCTTCGCGAGGGCCGGTCGGCCGTTCACCGCCTGCTGGAGGTGGGTGAGGGCGACGCCCGGGTCCTCCTCCTGGAGTTCCACGAGGAGTTTGTCGCGCAGCACCTCGTGCGGGGCGCGGGTCTTGGTGCGCTGGGAGACCTCGGAGGCGGCGAGCATCGACTCCGAGGGCTCGGAGCCCGACCAGTTGACCCGGGTCACCGCGAGGGTGCCGGAGAGGACCATGACGACGGGCAGGACCAGGGCCAGCGAGCGGCCGATCCGGCGGGCGGGGCCGCGACCGTGCCGCGTCCGTTGAGTGTGGGTGTGGGTGTGCTTCACGCGAGTGAGGGTAGCGCGGGGTAGTGATATGGCGACATTAGGTCACCGATACGGGGGATGTCGAAGCGCCGTTTCCTGGGCGCCGTGTTGACGAACGCCGGTCGAAATGAGCGTGTTTGCCGGGGTAGTTGGGGGCAGTGAAAAAGGCCCCGCAGATGTTTGCGGGGCCTTTTTCGTCAACCTGGGTGATTTATCCCGGGTCGGTGGTTTCGCGGACGATCACGGCGGTCGGCCTTGACCGGCTCAGTCGGAGAGGCGCTCGCCCGTGGAGGTCGAGAACACGTGGTTCTCGCCCGGACGCGGGACGACGTGCAGCGTCGCGCCCTTCTCCGGGACCTGGCGGCCGTTGACGCGGACCACGAGGTCCTTGGTCTCGCCGCCGACCTCGGCGGTGCCGTAGACGTAACCGTCGGCGCCGAGCTCCTCGACGACGTTGACGGAGACGGCGAGGCCGGCCGGGGCGTCCTCGCTGTCCTTCGACAGGGTGGTGGCGCCGCCGTGCTCGACGATGTCGAAGTGCTCGGGGCGGACACCGACGGTGACGGTGGTGTCACCCTTGTCGGAGGCGGCCTTCAGGGCCTCACGGTTGACCGGGACGACGCTGTTGCCGAACTTCACACCGCCGTCGGTGATCGGGACCTCGACCAGGTTCATGGCCGGGGAGCCGATGAAGCCGGCGACGAAGAGGTTGGCCGGGCGGTCGTACATGTTGCGCGGGGTGTCGACCTGCTGGAGCAGACCGTCCTTGAGGACCGCGACCCGGTCGCCCATCGTCATGGCCTCGACCTGGTCGTGGGTGACGTAGACGGTGGTGATGCCGAGGCGTCGCTGGAGCGACGCGATCTGCGTACGGGTCGAGACACGGAGCTTGGCGTCGAGGTTCGACAGCGGCTCGTCCATGAGGAAGACCTGCGGCTCACGCACGATGGCGCGGCCCATCGCGACACGCTGGCGCTGACCGCCGGAGAGGGCCTTCGGCTTGCGGTCCAGGTACTCGGTGAGGTCGAGGATCTTCGCGGCCTCCTCGACCTTCTGCCGGATCTCCGCCTTGTTGACGCCGGCGATCTTGAGGGCGAAGCCCATGTTGTCGGCGACGGTCATGTGCGGGTAGAGCGCGTAGTTCTGGAACACCATGGCGATGTCCCGGTCCTTCGGCGGCAGGTGCGTGACGTCGCGGTCACCGATGCGGATGGCGCCGCCGTTGACGTCCTCGAGCCCCGCGAGCATGCGGAGCGAGGTGGACTTGCCGCAACCGGACGGGCCGACCAGAACGAGGAACTCGCCGTCCTCGATCTCGATCTCGAGACCGTCCACGGCGGGCTTCGTGGAACCCGGGTAGATCCGGGTCGCCTTGTCGAACGTAACTGTGGCCATGGGTCGTAGGCCCCCTTCACCGGCAGGAACGTGCCGGACGATCCGTTGTAAAGGTGGTGATCCACCACGGCCGGGCCGCGGTGGTGTAGTCCACGGGAGTGGATTGGGTCAGGACGGTACCTCCCGTTCACCCGGTCTGTCAGTACCCGGACCCCTGTGAACTTCGCGGAAATTTTCGACGAGCACCCCCTGTGACGTGGGTACACTGCACGGACGCCCCCGCGAGGGGCCACGCCTCCTTAGCTCAGCTGGCCAGAGCAACGCACTTGTAATGCGTAGGTCGTCGGTTCGAATCCGACAGGGGGCTCTTTTGGAACCCCCAGGTCGGATCTTGTCTGACCTGGGGTTGCGTGGCCGCCTTGGTGAGGTGGGGTCTGGCCTTGGCGTAGCGGCCGGTCCGGGAGTGCCGGAGGGGCTTCGGAACCGCTCGTCGCCGGGTGTCGGGTGTCAGGAGACGCCGTCCAGGTGATGGACCAGGCCCCAGATGCGCTGGACGGTCTTCGGCTGCCACCAGTAGACGTCGGTGTGGCCGAGCGACTCGAGTCCGGCGGTGACGACCACGGCGAGGTCGGCGGCGGCGTCGCTTCCGGGGCGGTTCGTGACCATCTGCTCGCGCATCCTCGTCAGAGCCTCCTCGCGCAGCCGGGGCGGGTCGCTCGTGCCGTCGGGCCCGACCCGGACGCCCGCGCGCACCATGTGCTCGTCGAGCAGTGCCCGGCACAGGGCGATGCTGAACCCGGCCGGGGCCTTGGCCGGCGGATGGCTGAACGCCTCCTCCACGAGGCCGTCCACCCGCACGCGAGCCTGCGCGTACACCTCTGCCACCAGGTCCGCGATGGAGTCGAAATGGTGGTAGAGCGCGCCTCTGCTGACCCCGGCCGCCCGGCAGATGTTCACGAGCCCGGCATCGGTGAACCGGCCTTCGGCTATGAGACCCGCTGTGGCGTCGACGAGTAACTGGCGGGTGTGCTCGGAACGTTTGTCCATCAGGTTCCCACTCTTCTGTTCCGCTCCGACCCGCGTACGTCTGCGCACCCGTTGTGACGTACAGGGGCAGGAAGGGGCGACGGGGGTACGCCCTTCCGTAAAGCGTACAGCCTTGTCTGTTTCTTCTGACAGTGTGTCGCCGGGAAAGAGGTGGGATTCTCGCGCGGCGGTCCTCGGGAAGTGAGGGGAGGGGAAGAGAGGGGCGGCGCGGTGGGGAGCCCCGGGGCTCAGACGGGGGTGGGCTCGCGTACGGCGTCGGCGGGTTCGGTCGCCAGGGGTGGGGTGAGCCGCAGCCGGCCGATCATGCCGGGGACCACGAGGCCCGGCAGCAGGAAGCGCCACATCACGCCCACGCGCTCGGGCAGGTCCTCCCGGTTCGTCTGGACCCGCGACATCACCTGGATCCCGGTGAACGTTCCGGTGATCATGTCCGCGGCCTCGGTCAGGTCCAGGCCGGGCAGGAGTTCGCCCTGCTCCTGGGCCTGGGCCAGGGTTGTCCGCACGGACTCGCCGGACTGCTGGTACGGCGTGACCGCGTGGCTGCGGAAGCTGGTCTGCTCGACCGCGAGGCGCACGCAGGCGCGCAGGACCGCATCGTGCTGGAGTCCGCTGGCGAAGGTGAAGGTGTGGTCGATGACGGCCTGGATCTTCACCGGCTGCGCGGTGAAGGAGACGGCCTCGCCGTGCAGGGTGAGCAGGGCGACGGCGATGGCCTCCTTGGAGGGGAAGTGGTGGTAGAGGGCGCCACGGGTCAGCCCCGACCGTTCGAGGATCTCGGTGGTGCTCGCGGAGTCGTATCCGCGTTCGTCGAAGACCTCTGCGGCCGCCCTCAAGATCAGATTCCGGGACTTGATCCCGCGTTCCTGCAGTGCCATGTCTCGTCCCTGTATTCGTTGGCAAACCGACTTGTCTGCATCATATGCCCAACCTTTCCAGGGACGGCTGGCCCGCGGATGACCGCCCCGGCCGGCCGGGGCGGTCGTCTCACTGTCGGGGGTGGCCGAGGCGGAAGCCGACGCCGCGGACGGTGATGATCCAGCTGCTGGAACCGAGCTTGCCGCGCAGGCTGCTGACATGGGTGTCTATCGTGCGTCCCCGCTGCGACCAGGCGTCGTCCCAGATCTGCATCATCAGCTGACGCCGCGAGACGACGGCGCCGGGGCGCACCGCGAGCAGGTGCAGCAGGTCGAACTCCTTGCGGGTCAGCTCCACCGCCTCGCCGTCCAGGGTGACTTCGCGCGTGGCCGCGTTGATGTGCAGCGGGCCGTGAGCGTAGGTGCGCGCCGTCTCGGTGCGGGGCCGACAGCGCCGCATCACCGCCTCCATGCGGGCCAGGAGTTCGCGGAACCCGTACGGCTTGACCAGGTAGTCGTCGGAGCCGGCCTGGAGGCCGAGTACCCGGTCGAGCTCGTTGCCGCGCGCGGTGACGGCGATGACGGGGGTGTCGCTGACCGCCCGGATGCCGCGGCAGACCTCGAGGCCGTCGAGGTCCGGCAGGTCGAGATCGAGCAGGACCAGATCGGCGTCGTGGTGGGCGTCGAGGGCGGCGCCGCCGGTGTCCACGTGCTCGGCGTGGTGCCCTTGCCGCTGGAGGTCCTGGACCAGTGCGTCGGCGTCGGCGGGCCGGTTCTCCACCACCAGGATGCGCAGGGGCCGGTGTTCGGCGCCGGACGCCGGAGAGAGTCTGGGACCGGGCACGGTCGTGCGCGGTTGTGCCGGCGCCGTGGGGCTGTGGCGTTTGCTGCGGTGAGCGCCGTGAGGGTCGACAACCTGTAAGTTCATGGATTCGCTCCCGAGTGACACGCAGGGATGAGGGCCGTCGGAGTCCGGTGGTATCCCCCACGATAACAAACAGACGTGTCTGTTTGTAAAGAGCAGGGCAAGTTACGTCTGAATCTCTTGACGGACTGTCAAAAGGAGTCCTGCGCTCCATTTTTCTCCCGGGTGGACCTGAGGGGTGGGTGCCAAGGGGCGGGTGTGGCTGGTTTCGGTAAAAGCCGAGTCAAGTCTCTACTTGATTTATCCGACAGACCTGTCTGTACTTAAAGAGTCCGATCACCCGGCTCAGGGGGCGCCGCCGATTGGTGTGCCCTGCCCTGCCCCGAAGCAGTTCAGGAGTGGCACACATGTCGACCCAGACCCACGCCTTTTCGGTACACGAGCCTCAGCGGACCACGCGGACGCACCGGCTGGGCACCATCGAGGGCCTGCCGGCCGCGGTCCTGCGTGCGGCCCCGGCGGCTCCCGTCCTCACCAGCACGGTGCCCCGCGAGTTAGTGCACCGCGCGGCGGTCTCGGAAGTCCTGCTCACCGGCTGGGAGCCGCTCGATCCGCAGGGGCCGGGAGAGCGTTTCGTGGTCGGAGCGCAGTGGCCGCGCGGCCACTGCCTCTTCGCCCCGTCCGGCGGCTATCAGGACCCGATGCTCCTCGTCGAGTCGGTCCGTCAGATCGGTTCCCTGCTGGCGCACGCCGAGTTCTCGGTGCCGTTCGGGCACCAGTTCATGATGCGGGACATCGCGATCAGCACCACTCCGGAACTGCTGCGCGCGACCCCGAAACCCACCGAGGTCGAACTGCACACGCAGTGCCGCGACGTGGTCCGCCGGGGCACGAATCTCTCCGGCATGCGCTACGACGTCACGGTGCGGATGGGCCAGAAGGCGCTGGCCACCGCGACGGCGTCCTTCACCTGCATCGCTCCGGCCGTCTACCGCAGACTTCGGGGCGACCGGTCGACCGGCGTACCCCAGCAGACGGGCACGACGGTCGACCCGGCGTCCGTGGGGCGCTCCGGCGCGGAGAACGTCGTGCTGACCGACGAGGTGGCCACATCCGGCGGCGGCCGCTCCTTCACCCTGCGCGTCGACGGCTCGCACCCGGTCTTCTTCGACCACCCGGTCGACCACATACCGGGCATGGTGCTCCTGGAGGCGGCCCGGCAGGCCGCGTACGCCACCACGGGCCGCGTCGGCGGACTCGTGACCGGTGTCCAGAGCACCTTCACGCGCTACGCCGAACTCGACACGCCCTGCCTGATCGAGGCGGCCCCGCAGGAGACGGTCACCGGACGGACGCCGGTGCGGGTGACCGGGGTGCAGGGCGGCACCACCGTCTTCACCGCCGACATCATCCTGAGCACTCCGGTCCGTTGACGCTCCGCGGACCGGGGGGACACCCGGTGCCGACCGTGATGATCACCGGCGCGGCCGGTTTCACCGGCCGTCGGGCCGCCGCCGAGGCCGCCCGGCGGGGAGCGGCCCTGACCCTGATGTCGCACCACCGCACCCTGGAGCGCCCGGGACCGGGCCCGATGCGTTCCGTGCGGGCCGACCTCGCCGATCCGGACTCGCTGCGCGGTGTGTGTGAGGGCGTGGACGTGCTGCTGCACTGCGCCTCCCTGATCGGAGGGACCCCCCAGGACAGCCACACCGTCAACGCCCGGGGGACCGCCGCGCTCGTCGCCGAGGCGCAGCGCTCGGGGGTCTCCCGGATCGTCTACCTCAGCACCGCGTCGGTGTACGGCCGTGGCGTCTTCCGCGGCGCCCTTCCGGCGGACCTCGAACGCAGGCCGCGGTCGGCGACGTCACGGACGCGGGCGTTGGCCGAGGACGCCGTTCTGGCCGCCGGGGGCTTCGTGCTGCGGCCGTACCTGGTGTACGGCCCCGGTGACGCCTGGGTGGTTCCCGGGCTGGTCCGGCTGCTGCACGCCCTGGCCGGCGGCACGTCGGGCTGGGACGCCAGGCTCTCCGTGATCTCCGTGACGGAACTGGCCGGCCTGCTGGTGGGCGTCGGACTCGCCCCGCGTGAGCGCCTGTCGGCGTCCCTCTACCACGCGGCGCTGCCCGCACCGGTGGAGGCCTCGCAGTTGCTGGGCGCCGTCGCCGCCGCGGCGGGGGTCGCGCCGGCGCCGGAGACCACTCCCGCCGCGGCCCGGCTCCGGCTGCGCGGGGACCGGGAGGCCGCGAACGCTCTGGAGATGGTCGCCACCGACCACTGGTTCGACAGCACGCCGGTCTGGGCCGATCTGGGGCACACGGTGCCGGGCACGCCCGCGGACGTGCACCTTCCGCGCCTGCGCGAGTGGTACGCGCGGCGGGCGGCGGCATCGGTCGGCCGTACGGCGGGACGTTCCGCGTCCGACGGGTGTGGCGGGCCGCGTCCGACGGGTGTGGTGGCCGCCACGAGCCCCGTCGTACCCGGCGGGCACGGACACCGTCTCCCTGTGCGCCGGGGGAGTTGACCGAAACCTGTACGGACCCGCGTAGATCCCTGAGGCCTATCGCGGGGAGGGTGATCCGACGTATTCGTACTGACAGGAGAGTTGGTCCATGCGCAAGGTGTTGATCGCCAACCGAGGCGAAATCGCTGTCCGCGTCGCCCGGGCGTGCCGGGACGCCGGGATCGCGAGCGTGGCCGTGTACGCCGATCCGGACCGGGACGCGCTGCATGTGCGGGCCGCGGACGAGGCGTTCGCCCTGGGCGGTGACACCCCCGCCACCAGCTACCTGGACATGGGCAAGGTCCTGCAGGCGGCGAAGGACGCGGGCGCGGACGCCCTCCACCCGGGTTACGGCTTCCTCTCGGAGAACGCGGAGTTCGCGCAGGCGGTCCTGGACGCGGGCCTGATCTGGATCGGCCCGCCCCCGCAGGCGATCCGCGACCTCGGTGACAAGGTCGCCGCCCGGCACATCGCCCAGCGCGCCGGCGCCCCCCTCGTGGCGGGCACCCCGGACCCGGTCTCCGGCGCCGACGAGGTCGTGGCGTTCGCCCGGGAGCACGGCCTGCCGATCGCGATCAAGGCGGCCTTCGGCGGCGGCGGACGCGGCCTGAAGGTGGCCCGCACCCTCGACGAGGTCCCCGAGCTGTACGACTCCGCGGTCCGCGAGGCCGTGGCGGCCTTCGGCCGGGGCGAGTGCTTCGTGGAGCGCTACCTCGACAAGCCCCGCCACGTCGAGACCCAGTGCCTGGCCGACTCCCACGGCAACGTGGTCGTGGTCTCCACCCGCGACTGCTCCCTCCAGCGCCGCCACCAGAAACTCGTCGAGGAGGCCCCGGCCCCCTTCCTGTCCGAGGCGCAGAACGCCGAGCTGTACGCCGCCTCCAAGGCCATCCTCAAGGAAGCCGGCTACGTCGGCGCCGGCACCGTCGAGTTCCTCGTCGGCGCGGACGGCACGATCTCCTTCCTGGAGGTCAACACCCGCCTCCAGGTCGAACACCCGGTCACCGAGGAGGTCACCGGCCTCGACCTGGTCCGCGAGATGTTCCGCATCGCCGACGGCGAACACCTCGGCTACGACGACCCGCCACTGCGCGGCCACTCCTTCGAGTTCCGCATCAACGGCGAGGACCCCGGCCGCGGCTTCCTCCCCGCCCCCGGCACCGTCACCACCTTCGCCCCGCCCACCGGCCCCGGCGTCCGCCTCGACGCGGGCGTGGAGTCCGGCAGCGTGATCGGCCCCGCCTGGGACTCCCTCCTCGCCAAACTGATCGTCACCGGCGCCACCCGCCGGCAGGCCCTGCAGCGCGCGGCCCGCGCCCTGGCCGAGTTCCACGTCGAGGGCATGGCCACCGCGATCCCCTTCCACCGCGCCGTGGTCACCGACCCCGCCTTCGGCCCCGAACTCACCGGCTCCACCGACCCGTTCACGGTCCACACCCGCTGGATCGAGACCGAGTTCACCAACGACATCAAACCCTTCGCCGCCCCCGCCGACACCGACACCGACGACGACAGCGACCGCGAGACCATCGTCGTCGAGGTCGGCGGCAAACGCCTGGAGGTCTCCCTCCCCGCCGCGCTCGGCATGACCCTGGCCCGCACCGGCCTCGCCGCCGGAGCCAAACCCAAACGCCGCGCCGCCAAGAAGTCCGGCCCCGCCGCCTCCGGCGACACCCTCGCCTCCCCCATGCAGGGCACCATCGTCAAGGTCGCCGTCGAAGAGGGCCAGGAAGTCAAGGAAGGCGACCTCGTCGTCGTCCTCGAAGCCATGAAGATGGAACAACCCCTCAACGCCCACCGCACCGGCACCATCAAGGCCCTCAACGCGGAAGTCGGCGCCTCCATCACCTCCGGCGCCACGATCTGCGAAATCAAGGACTGACGACGGCCCGGCCGGCATCATCCGTGATGCCGCTTGGTGAGGCATTTCCGCCGAGGGTGCCGGGGAATCGGATTACTGATTTCCGTTTCCTGTCGGAAGCAGTCGTTCCGGGGTCGGCGGCAATACCGGCCGCACCCCCAAAATGGTGGGGACTCGACTGCGGGGAAACGAAAGGGAAACATGGCTGTGCCCGGCCGGTGCCGTCCCGGTGTTGTCACCGGAAGCGGCACCGGCCGGGCGGTGCGCGGATGATTTTCAGGCGGTGCGGCGCAGTGTGCGGAATGTCTGGACGACATCCGCCTCGTGATAGTAGGTACGGCCCTGCTCGGTGCGGCGGCGCCACTGCTGCTGGCTCGCGTGTCGGTAGACCGTGCCCGGCGGGACGTTCCACAGACGCGCGACACCGGCCGCGCTGAGCCAGCGGGTCCGCGGTGCCCCGGCGGCTGCCGCACCCCCGGCCGCGGGTACCCCGGTCGTGGCGCCCCCGCCCGCCGTGCCCGGGTCCCTCCGCACGCCGAGCAGGCGGCTCAAGCGCAGCCACTGGTGGCCCATCCACCGGTGCCCGGTGCCGGCGTCGCAGGTGATCTCGGCGGGGACCCCGGGCCGGTCCGGACGGACCGCCGCCGTCAGCCGGCCCGGACAGCCGTCCTCCACGCAGCCGCCGATCGGGACGCGCCGGTTCGGCGCCAGGTCGACCACCCGTGCGGCGCCGCGTGCCAACCGGGCCACCTCCTGCGAGAACTCGCCCGCCGCCGGGTGCGCGGCCAGCCAGTCGGTGTGCCGCAGCAGGAACCCGGCGAGCTGCTCGACCGCGCGCTGCGGCGCGCCGATGCCGCGCTGCTCGGCCACCGTGGCCGACCAGGAGGCGAGCACCGAGACGATCGCCGAGCGGGCCTCCACCGCCGCGGTGTTGAGCGGCAGTCCCGGCAGTGAGCCGCCGGAGACGCGGTCCCTGTCGGGCCCCGCGCTGATGTCGAGGCGCCGCGCGCACTCCGCGTACAGCGCGGGCAGCCCTCGCAGTTCCCGCATCAGCCGTTCCCGGCACGGCAGGCACAGCGCCGTGCCCCGTGCCGCGCGTCGCACGGCCTGCCCGGCAGCCTCTCTGCGCCGGCAGCCCGCGCCCGTGCACGCCGTGGTCACCATGGCCCTACGGATCGTTCCCTCGCTCACCGTGATCCCCCTTTTCATGGTCTGCAGCCACCGAAACTAATTCGGTGCCGCGGCGGAGGGCAACCGGAATTGCATGCCCTGGGGAATCTCTGACATGCCCGTGAGGAACTCGGCGCATTCTGCAGGTGTTCTGGAGAAAAGTCCGTTCCGGGGTCGGCTTTGCGTTCCTCTGTACTTCATCTGCACTGCGCCTACGATTCGCGCGATCGCCTGACGGAACCTCACACAGACGTGACCAAGGGGGCCTTGTCTTTCTTTTCCCGGCCGAAGAAGCTCGTTACTAGCTTCCGCAGTTCTGTGTCGAGCTGCACGGGCCGCCCGGCATTCATGTGCCCGGCTGACGCATACGTCATCCCTTGAAGGAATCCTCTACACGCCAAGGAGAGGTACATGGACGCTGCCGTGATTGTCGTGGGCGCGGGCCCCGCCGGACTGATGCTGGCGGGCGAACTGCGGCTCGCGGGAGTCG
The Streptomyces griseiscabiei DNA segment above includes these coding regions:
- a CDS encoding acetyl/propionyl/methylcrotonyl-CoA carboxylase subunit alpha, which translates into the protein MRKVLIANRGEIAVRVARACRDAGIASVAVYADPDRDALHVRAADEAFALGGDTPATSYLDMGKVLQAAKDAGADALHPGYGFLSENAEFAQAVLDAGLIWIGPPPQAIRDLGDKVAARHIAQRAGAPLVAGTPDPVSGADEVVAFAREHGLPIAIKAAFGGGGRGLKVARTLDEVPELYDSAVREAVAAFGRGECFVERYLDKPRHVETQCLADSHGNVVVVSTRDCSLQRRHQKLVEEAPAPFLSEAQNAELYAASKAILKEAGYVGAGTVEFLVGADGTISFLEVNTRLQVEHPVTEEVTGLDLVREMFRIADGEHLGYDDPPLRGHSFEFRINGEDPGRGFLPAPGTVTTFAPPTGPGVRLDAGVESGSVIGPAWDSLLAKLIVTGATRRQALQRAARALAEFHVEGMATAIPFHRAVVTDPAFGPELTGSTDPFTVHTRWIETEFTNDIKPFAAPADTDTDDDSDRETIVVEVGGKRLEVSLPAALGMTLARTGLAAGAKPKRRAAKKSGPAASGDTLASPMQGTIVKVAVEEGQEVKEGDLVVVLEAMKMEQPLNAHRTGTIKALNAEVGASITSGATICEIKD
- a CDS encoding NAD-dependent epimerase/dehydratase family protein codes for the protein MPTVMITGAAGFTGRRAAAEAARRGAALTLMSHHRTLERPGPGPMRSVRADLADPDSLRGVCEGVDVLLHCASLIGGTPQDSHTVNARGTAALVAEAQRSGVSRIVYLSTASVYGRGVFRGALPADLERRPRSATSRTRALAEDAVLAAGGFVLRPYLVYGPGDAWVVPGLVRLLHALAGGTSGWDARLSVISVTELAGLLVGVGLAPRERLSASLYHAALPAPVEASQLLGAVAAAAGVAPAPETTPAAARLRLRGDREAANALEMVATDHWFDSTPVWADLGHTVPGTPADVHLPRLREWYARRAAASVGRTAGRSASDGCGGPRPTGVVAATSPVVPGGHGHRLPVRRGS
- a CDS encoding response regulator transcription factor; translated protein: MNLQVVDPHGAHRSKRHSPTAPAQPRTTVPGPRLSPASGAEHRPLRILVVENRPADADALVQDLQRQGHHAEHVDTGGAALDAHHDADLVLLDLDLPDLDGLEVCRGIRAVSDTPVIAVTARGNELDRVLGLQAGSDDYLVKPYGFRELLARMEAVMRRCRPRTETARTYAHGPLHINAATREVTLDGEAVELTRKEFDLLHLLAVRPGAVVSRRQLMMQIWDDAWSQRGRTIDTHVSSLRGKLGSSSWIITVRGVGFRLGHPRQ
- a CDS encoding nucleotidyltransferase family protein, producing the protein MTDPNAASRPVQAVVLAGGQGSRLRPYTDDRPKPMVEIPGTGTPIIGHQLTWLAEEGVTDVVVSCGHLAEVLQKWLDSADLPVRVTTVVETEPLGRGGGLKYAASHLPHPDQPWYATNGDIWTRFSLRDMADFHTERDALATLALARPRIPWGAVKTDGFGRVTDFIEAPPTTYEINAGVYVFSPEFTDLLPALGDHERTTFPRLARERRLAGFPIPQGAYWRAIDTAKDLTEAAKELAALGR
- a CDS encoding TetR/AcrR family transcriptional regulator, translating into MDKRSEHTRQLLVDATAGLIAEGRFTDAGLVNICRAAGVSRGALYHHFDSIADLVAEVYAQARVRVDGLVEEAFSHPPAKAPAGFSIALCRALLDEHMVRAGVRVGPDGTSDPPRLREEALTRMREQMVTNRPGSDAAADLAVVVTAGLESLGHTDVYWWQPKTVQRIWGLVHHLDGVS
- a CDS encoding ScbR family autoregulator-binding transcription factor, which produces MALQERGIKSRNLILRAAAEVFDERGYDSASTTEILERSGLTRGALYHHFPSKEAIAVALLTLHGEAVSFTAQPVKIQAVIDHTFTFASGLQHDAVLRACVRLAVEQTSFRSHAVTPYQQSGESVRTTLAQAQEQGELLPGLDLTEAADMITGTFTGIQVMSRVQTNREDLPERVGVMWRFLLPGLVVPGMIGRLRLTPPLATEPADAVREPTPV
- a CDS encoding ScbA/BarX family gamma-butyrolactone biosynthesis protein, which gives rise to MSTQTHAFSVHEPQRTTRTHRLGTIEGLPAAVLRAAPAAPVLTSTVPRELVHRAAVSEVLLTGWEPLDPQGPGERFVVGAQWPRGHCLFAPSGGYQDPMLLVESVRQIGSLLAHAEFSVPFGHQFMMRDIAISTTPELLRATPKPTEVELHTQCRDVVRRGTNLSGMRYDVTVRMGQKALATATASFTCIAPAVYRRLRGDRSTGVPQQTGTTVDPASVGRSGAENVVLTDEVATSGGGRSFTLRVDGSHPVFFDHPVDHIPGMVLLEAARQAAYATTGRVGGLVTGVQSTFTRYAELDTPCLIEAAPQETVTGRTPVRVTGVQGGTTVFTADIILSTPVR
- a CDS encoding ABC transporter ATP-binding protein; this encodes MATVTFDKATRIYPGSTKPAVDGLEIEIEDGEFLVLVGPSGCGKSTSLRMLAGLEDVNGGAIRIGDRDVTHLPPKDRDIAMVFQNYALYPHMTVADNMGFALKIAGVNKAEIRQKVEEAAKILDLTEYLDRKPKALSGGQRQRVAMGRAIVREPQVFLMDEPLSNLDAKLRVSTRTQIASLQRRLGITTVYVTHDQVEAMTMGDRVAVLKDGLLQQVDTPRNMYDRPANLFVAGFIGSPAMNLVEVPITDGGVKFGNSVVPVNREALKAASDKGDTTVTVGVRPEHFDIVEHGGATTLSKDSEDAPAGLAVSVNVVEELGADGYVYGTAEVGGETKDLVVRVNGRQVPEKGATLHVVPRPGENHVFSTSTGERLSD